One window of Pirellulales bacterium genomic DNA carries:
- a CDS encoding DUF3500 domain-containing protein — MRTKYSILAGVAILAIAGGWLKLRPAGPGPDMVTAAQGFLSTLPADQRTTATIPFDDPARLDWHFIPKPQRKGLQIKQMDESARRAAHKLLESGLSHLGYDKAKTIMSLEALLRELEKAKTDSPIRDPERYYFTVFGSPDDAGRWGWSVEGHHLSLNFVVDHGHVAATTPTFFGANPAELREDFGDLKKGMRVLKPEEDTGFKLLASLTPEQRKKATIAEKAPNDLRGAAKPQAPQESLGGLSVAEMTAEQVTLLRALLKAYTDNMPESVAKGRLDALEQAGIDKIQFAWAGADKPGIGHYYVVQGPTFVIEFVNTQPDSAGNPANHIHSLWRDAKGDFGQGR; from the coding sequence ATGCGTACGAAGTATTCGATTCTGGCGGGGGTGGCGATCCTGGCAATTGCCGGCGGATGGCTGAAACTGCGTCCGGCCGGGCCCGGTCCTGATATGGTGACCGCAGCGCAAGGCTTCCTGTCAACGCTGCCGGCCGACCAGCGCACCACGGCCACGATTCCCTTCGACGATCCGGCCCGGCTCGACTGGCACTTCATCCCCAAGCCCCAACGCAAGGGGCTGCAGATCAAGCAGATGGACGAGTCGGCCCGCCGCGCCGCCCACAAGCTGCTGGAAAGCGGCTTGAGCCACCTGGGCTACGACAAGGCCAAAACGATCATGAGCCTCGAAGCCCTCTTGCGCGAGCTGGAGAAGGCGAAAACCGATTCGCCGATTCGCGATCCCGAGCGTTATTACTTCACGGTGTTCGGGTCGCCCGATGACGCCGGCCGCTGGGGCTGGAGTGTCGAGGGGCATCACCTATCGCTGAATTTCGTGGTCGATCACGGACATGTCGCGGCCACGACCCCCACGTTCTTCGGTGCCAATCCGGCCGAGCTGCGAGAAGACTTCGGTGACCTGAAAAAGGGCATGCGCGTCCTCAAGCCCGAGGAAGACACGGGCTTCAAACTGCTGGCATCGCTGACACCCGAGCAGCGTAAGAAAGCCACGATCGCCGAAAAAGCGCCGAACGACCTGCGCGGCGCTGCCAAGCCCCAAGCGCCGCAAGAGTCGCTCGGCGGCCTTTCGGTTGCCGAAATGACCGCCGAACAAGTCACGTTGCTTCGCGCGCTCTTAAAGGCCTACACGGACAACATGCCCGAGTCGGTCGCCAAAGGCCGCCTTGATGCGCTCGAGCAAGCAGGCATCGACAAGATCCAGTTCGCCTGGGCCGGCGCCGACAAGCCGGGCATCGGCCATTATTACGTCGTACAGGGCCCAACGTTCGTCATCGAGTTCGTCAACACGCAGCCCGATTCGGCCGGCAATCCGGCGAATCACATTCATTCGCTGTGGCGAGACGCGAAGGGTGATTTCGGCCAAGGCCGTTAA
- a CDS encoding PQQ-binding-like beta-propeller repeat protein encodes MTKFRRAIFVLAVLALSAPISRADDWPQWRGPNRDGVWNETGIVATLPAERIVPEWRVPISAGYCGPTVAAGRVYVMDRVDMPNQIERTHAFDAKTGKELWTHQYDCEYTVQYVAGPRASVSIDDGRAYALGTMGHLHCYDAAGGKVLWSKDLNAEYKIRMPIWGISASPLVDNDLVIVQIGGEDNACVVAFDKVSGKERWRSLADNASYSAPIIIQQAGQRVLVCWTGEHVAGLDPASGKQYWEHPFKPTRMIINIATPIVEKDRLFVSCFYDGSLMLKLLQDRLGVEQIWRRLGPDEKLTDSLHSIISTPYMAGDYVYGVDSYGELRCLDAKTGDRIWESQQAVPRERWATIHMVKNGDKIWMFNDRGELLITKLSPKGFEELSRTKLIDPTTEQLRRKDGVCWAHPAYANKHVFARNDKELVCANLAAE; translated from the coding sequence ATGACGAAATTCCGCCGAGCGATTTTCGTGCTGGCCGTATTGGCATTGAGCGCGCCTATCTCACGCGCTGACGATTGGCCGCAATGGCGCGGGCCGAACCGTGACGGCGTCTGGAACGAGACCGGTATCGTCGCGACCCTTCCCGCCGAGCGAATCGTCCCCGAGTGGCGCGTACCAATTTCTGCCGGGTACTGCGGCCCCACGGTCGCTGCCGGCCGGGTGTACGTCATGGATCGGGTCGACATGCCCAATCAGATCGAACGGACCCATGCCTTCGACGCCAAGACGGGCAAAGAATTGTGGACGCACCAGTACGATTGCGAATACACAGTGCAGTACGTGGCCGGACCGCGGGCTTCGGTCTCGATCGACGATGGTCGCGCTTACGCCTTGGGCACGATGGGGCACTTGCACTGCTACGATGCGGCCGGCGGCAAGGTCTTGTGGTCGAAGGACCTCAATGCCGAATACAAGATTCGTATGCCAATCTGGGGCATTTCCGCTTCGCCGCTTGTCGACAACGATCTCGTGATCGTGCAAATCGGCGGTGAAGACAACGCCTGCGTGGTGGCGTTCGACAAAGTCAGCGGCAAGGAACGCTGGCGATCGCTGGCGGACAATGCCTCTTACTCGGCGCCGATCATTATCCAACAAGCGGGCCAGCGTGTATTGGTGTGCTGGACCGGCGAACACGTCGCAGGGCTCGACCCCGCCTCGGGCAAGCAGTACTGGGAACATCCCTTCAAGCCCACCCGAATGATCATCAACATCGCCACGCCGATCGTGGAAAAGGATCGGCTGTTCGTCAGTTGCTTCTACGATGGCTCGTTGATGCTGAAGCTGCTTCAGGATCGGCTGGGGGTCGAACAAATCTGGCGCCGGCTGGGCCCCGACGAGAAGCTGACCGACAGTCTGCATTCGATCATCAGCACGCCCTACATGGCGGGTGATTACGTCTACGGAGTTGACAGCTATGGCGAGCTACGCTGCCTGGACGCCAAGACAGGCGATCGCATTTGGGAAAGCCAGCAGGCCGTACCCCGCGAGCGCTGGGCCACGATCCACATGGTCAAAAATGGTGACAAGATTTGGATGTTCAACGATCGCGGCGAGCTGCTGATCACCAAGCTCTCGCCCAAAGGTTTCGAAGAGCTGAGCCGTACCAAGCTAATCGATCCCACCACCGAGCAACTGCGCCGTAAAGACGGCGTTTGCTGGGCCCATCCGGCCTACGCCAACAAGCATGTCTTCGCCCGCAATGACAAAGAGCTAGTGTGCGCCAATCTGGCCGCGGAGTAG
- a CDS encoding AAA family ATPase — MKIRDISIDGFGVWSGLQLLALDDHINVFYGPNEAGKTTLMQFVRAMLYGFSADRRARYLPPVHGGRAGGSVTLASADGTFLVARTATDATAPERLEITSGEERLRDDHLLARLLGHVDESVYRNIFAIGLREIQELGSLSDTDASQWLYKLATGTDRVSLVDVLSELTKARTRLLADGQTSSTIPQLLAEREELRRQATAQSSIRAYLDLGRKRRELLAQMDGWDSEATLAERSARLVEIAAAVFDKWHARHAVERDLEAAQQIPRLGQQTVDAYDALGASFARIKRRHKILSRKLAKTKQEVTALGFDVILSRRAGRVESLLEQEQWITALDAERVALAERVVALEARRAELCTQLGFDPAGAAGTPAETHGKAWRQLRALASELRIARDRLAVATEEAGSKQKESQTASQQLTAALKARNAESLTPLLESAGQLVSQLRRRVQLDDRVAELTEQQTDVGEQSRDLLSKLLLPGWAVTGLGGGFVLGTMASLGGLFLPASLVGDGRLALVALGLVSSGGSAAAKYALEKTFASRSSRCLAQLESLADQIQKAKQDRDALDQQLPRGGGPLLARLAAAEKDQAAIEALVPLESKRQSGAQDSGDAEQRREEAHAIYTELRHRWRHALIDAGLPPKTPPGRAGQLARVRKHLTNLDARLTEERGELARRQSVVDAFANRLAQLRAELDMLPEEHASESPVVKPVAPPPAAKTVPATVKALPSGIPAELRLLRERLHEQAALASRRKALIHAGNTLIVRRKKVRAHGHHLHRKMQSLLKREGVADAAELRARVANSVHSDQLNAQLATFAVEIAALLGPQTLETDVAALVTTKSRQDLDNAWIEHSAKARDLRDRVKTAHEQLGRWQQESQTLVSGRQASQTRVRLGAVERQLREAAMRWQVLATTESLLAGIRKRYERDRQPETLREASGYLERMTAGRYKRVWTPLDQHVLRVDDAQGNSLAVEVLSRGTREQLFLSLRLALVRWYARRGIELPLVLDDVLVNFDAQRARAAAEVLRDFAARGHQCLVFTCHEHMYHLFRSLDVEARELPANPRVLAMRGLVAEHDVPRPPVAPLVVPSARPAPAEFIEPTLPTNGHSYEHDVAPAPPPPPPPPPPPPPPAPVAVPAPVPPRKKRAHVKFDTVHGPRGPFATALWHERVTYELSAEPPEEPPHDSYDEDDWIDVDSVE; from the coding sequence ATGAAGATTCGTGACATTTCGATCGACGGCTTCGGCGTTTGGTCCGGCCTGCAGTTACTCGCGCTCGACGATCATATCAATGTCTTCTACGGTCCGAACGAAGCCGGCAAGACGACATTGATGCAATTCGTGCGGGCGATGCTGTACGGCTTTTCCGCCGATCGGCGTGCTCGTTACCTCCCTCCGGTACACGGCGGGCGAGCGGGCGGCTCAGTGACCTTGGCTAGCGCCGACGGAACGTTTCTCGTCGCGCGTACGGCGACCGACGCCACAGCTCCCGAGCGGTTAGAAATTACATCCGGCGAGGAACGGCTGCGCGACGACCACCTACTCGCGCGTCTGTTGGGTCACGTCGACGAATCGGTCTACCGTAATATTTTCGCGATCGGCCTGCGCGAAATCCAGGAACTCGGATCGCTCAGTGACACCGACGCCTCGCAGTGGCTGTATAAGCTGGCCACTGGCACGGACCGGGTTTCGTTGGTCGATGTGCTTTCCGAGCTGACCAAGGCGCGCACGCGGTTACTCGCGGACGGGCAGACATCGTCTACGATTCCGCAATTGTTGGCCGAACGCGAAGAGCTGCGACGCCAGGCGACCGCCCAATCGTCGATTCGTGCCTATCTGGATCTGGGGCGCAAACGCCGCGAGCTGCTCGCGCAGATGGACGGATGGGACAGCGAGGCCACGCTGGCCGAGCGATCCGCGCGGCTGGTCGAAATCGCGGCCGCGGTGTTCGACAAGTGGCACGCACGCCACGCCGTGGAGCGCGACCTGGAAGCGGCCCAGCAAATTCCCCGGCTCGGTCAGCAAACGGTTGATGCCTATGACGCGCTGGGCGCCTCGTTCGCGCGGATTAAACGCCGTCACAAGATCCTGTCGCGCAAGCTGGCCAAGACGAAGCAGGAAGTCACGGCCCTCGGCTTTGACGTGATCCTGTCGCGCCGTGCGGGGCGGGTCGAATCGCTCTTGGAGCAAGAGCAATGGATCACGGCGCTGGATGCCGAGCGCGTGGCCCTGGCCGAACGTGTGGTAGCTCTCGAAGCGCGCCGCGCCGAACTTTGTACGCAACTTGGTTTTGACCCGGCGGGTGCTGCCGGCACACCGGCCGAAACTCATGGCAAGGCGTGGCGGCAACTAAGAGCGCTCGCCAGCGAGCTGCGCATCGCGCGTGATCGATTGGCCGTGGCCACCGAAGAGGCCGGCAGTAAGCAGAAAGAATCGCAGACAGCCTCGCAGCAACTAACAGCCGCTCTCAAGGCACGAAACGCTGAAAGCCTGACGCCGCTTCTGGAGAGTGCCGGGCAACTGGTTTCGCAATTACGTCGCCGGGTGCAGTTGGACGATCGTGTCGCGGAGCTCACCGAGCAGCAGACCGATGTTGGTGAGCAGAGCCGCGATCTGCTTTCAAAACTGTTGCTCCCCGGCTGGGCGGTGACCGGGCTGGGGGGCGGTTTTGTTTTAGGCACCATGGCGTCACTCGGCGGCCTGTTTTTGCCGGCCTCGCTGGTGGGCGATGGTCGCCTGGCCCTGGTGGCGCTGGGACTGGTTTCCTCGGGCGGGTCGGCGGCGGCCAAATACGCACTCGAGAAAACATTCGCCAGTCGCTCGAGCCGGTGCCTGGCGCAATTGGAATCGCTGGCGGATCAGATTCAGAAGGCAAAGCAAGATCGCGATGCTCTCGATCAGCAATTGCCGCGTGGTGGTGGGCCGTTGCTCGCGCGGCTCGCAGCCGCCGAGAAGGATCAGGCCGCGATCGAAGCTCTGGTACCGCTGGAATCCAAGCGTCAGTCCGGCGCCCAAGATTCGGGCGATGCCGAGCAACGCCGCGAGGAAGCTCATGCGATCTATACCGAACTGCGACACCGCTGGCGGCACGCCTTGATCGATGCCGGTTTGCCCCCGAAGACTCCGCCCGGCCGCGCCGGTCAATTGGCGCGAGTCCGCAAGCACCTGACCAACCTCGACGCACGCTTGACCGAAGAGCGCGGAGAATTGGCTCGGCGCCAAAGCGTAGTGGACGCTTTCGCCAACCGGTTAGCGCAATTGCGGGCTGAGTTGGATATGCTGCCCGAGGAGCACGCTAGCGAGTCGCCAGTCGTTAAACCCGTGGCACCGCCGCCCGCGGCCAAGACCGTGCCCGCGACCGTGAAGGCCCTGCCGTCCGGCATTCCCGCCGAGTTGCGGCTGCTGCGCGAACGTTTGCACGAGCAGGCCGCGCTGGCCTCGCGTCGCAAGGCGCTGATTCACGCGGGAAACACGTTGATTGTGCGGCGGAAGAAGGTGCGCGCCCACGGCCATCATCTTCATCGCAAGATGCAGTCGCTTTTGAAGCGCGAAGGGGTCGCCGATGCCGCCGAACTTCGGGCGCGCGTTGCGAACTCCGTACATAGTGACCAGTTGAATGCGCAACTGGCGACATTTGCTGTCGAGATCGCGGCACTGTTGGGGCCGCAGACTCTGGAAACGGACGTCGCCGCGCTGGTTACGACCAAGAGCCGGCAAGATCTCGATAACGCCTGGATTGAACATAGCGCCAAGGCTCGCGACCTGCGCGATCGGGTCAAGACGGCGCACGAGCAACTGGGGCGCTGGCAGCAAGAATCACAAACGCTCGTGTCGGGACGTCAGGCCAGCCAGACGCGAGTGAGACTGGGGGCGGTCGAGCGCCAATTGCGTGAGGCTGCCATGCGATGGCAAGTGCTGGCCACGACCGAGTCGTTGCTGGCAGGCATTCGCAAACGCTACGAACGCGATCGTCAGCCCGAGACGCTGCGCGAGGCATCGGGTTATCTCGAACGTATGACCGCGGGGCGTTACAAGCGGGTTTGGACACCGCTCGATCAACACGTGCTGCGTGTCGACGACGCGCAAGGGAACTCGCTGGCTGTCGAAGTCTTGAGCCGCGGTACGCGCGAGCAATTGTTTCTCAGCCTGCGGTTAGCGTTGGTGCGCTGGTACGCGCGGCGTGGGATCGAACTGCCGCTGGTGCTGGACGACGTGCTGGTGAACTTCGACGCGCAGCGCGCCCGAGCGGCCGCCGAAGTGCTGCGTGATTTCGCCGCGCGCGGGCATCAGTGTCTGGTGTTCACCTGTCACGAGCACATGTATCACTTGTTCCGTTCGCTCGACGTGGAGGCCCGTGAGCTGCCCGCGAATCCGCGCGTGCTGGCGATGCGCGGTCTGGTGGCCGAGCACGACGTGCCCCGGCCTCCGGTGGCGCCATTGGTCGTGCCGTCGGCTAGGCCCGCCCCGGCAGAGTTTATCGAGCCGACGCTACCGACGAACGGGCACTCGTACGAACATGACGTGGCCCCCGCGCCGCCGCCGCCACCACCGCCTCCTCCGCCGCCACCACCGCCTGCCCCCGTTGCGGTTCCCGCCCCCGTGCCCCCGCGCAAGAAACGGGCTCATGTGAAGTTCGACACCGTTCATGGGCCGCGTGGGCCGTTTGCCACCGCGCTGTGGCACGAGCGGGTGACGTATGAACTGTCGGCCGAGCCACCCGAGGAGCCACCGCACGATTCATACGACGAAGACGATTGGATCGACGTCGATTCGGTCGAATAA
- a CDS encoding alpha/beta hydrolase, with amino-acid sequence MPRRLTLLLLSLALLFVSAVRADDRYFLSDGVKIHYIVEGEGEPVVLIHGFAASIPVQWGASGVIKDLAKDHQVIAMDNRGHGRSGKPHEPEKYGIHMVEDVVRLLDEMKIDKAHIVGYSMGGFITNKLLTTHPDRVITATLGGAGWAQADDDRLAFLKTLAESLEAGKGIGPLIEELTPAGRPKPTAEQLSGINQMLMLTNDQKALAAVIRGMTGLAVTEDQLKNNKVPTLSLIGEIDPLKLGVDELEKRMKNLRVVVIEGADHMTAFTNPLFRKTLREFLEANARDDAKKPAAAAAGGE; translated from the coding sequence ATGCCACGCCGCCTCACGCTCTTGCTGTTGTCGCTTGCGCTGCTGTTCGTTTCCGCGGTTCGCGCTGACGACCGCTACTTTTTGTCCGACGGTGTAAAGATTCATTACATCGTCGAAGGAGAAGGCGAACCGGTCGTCCTGATCCATGGCTTCGCCGCCAGCATCCCCGTCCAGTGGGGCGCTTCGGGCGTGATCAAAGACCTGGCAAAGGACCATCAGGTCATCGCGATGGACAATCGCGGTCACGGTCGCAGCGGCAAGCCGCATGAGCCCGAAAAATACGGCATCCACATGGTCGAGGACGTGGTCCGGCTACTGGACGAAATGAAGATCGACAAAGCTCACATCGTCGGCTACTCGATGGGGGGCTTCATCACGAACAAGCTGCTAACGACCCATCCGGATCGCGTCATCACGGCCACGCTCGGTGGCGCCGGTTGGGCCCAGGCCGACGATGATCGCCTGGCATTCTTGAAAACGCTTGCCGAATCGCTCGAAGCCGGTAAAGGGATCGGCCCCTTGATCGAAGAGCTGACACCGGCCGGTCGCCCCAAGCCCACCGCCGAGCAACTCTCGGGCATCAATCAAATGCTGATGCTCACCAACGATCAAAAGGCGCTCGCCGCGGTCATTCGCGGCATGACCGGACTCGCTGTCACCGAAGACCAGCTCAAGAACAACAAAGTACCGACGCTCTCTTTAATCGGCGAAATCGACCCGTTGAAGCTGGGGGTCGACGAACTCGAAAAGCGGATGAAGAACCTGCGCGTGGTTGTGATTGAGGGGGCTGATCACATGACAGCCTTCACGAACCCGCTATTCCGCAAGACGCTTCGAGAATTTCTCGAAGCCAACGCCCGCGACGATGCTAAGAAGCCGGCGGCGGCCGCGGCTGGCGGCGAATAG
- a CDS encoding ThuA domain-containing protein, producing the protein MLKRFAFALVVALGIGQVGYAGEKKQLLLIGQKRDNHPVTTHEFMPGLRVLAATLQKCDDLEVRTVQAEEPWAEGPDLIRRADGIVIYVSEGAKWIAADPRRQGAIAQLASRGGGLTALHWGIGAKDPQFVGPFTQLFGGCHGGPDRRYQVLETQLSPAEPRHAIAQGLTPLTVHDEFYYRLKRPTGDSQPQPVLTAKIDGQDEMVALAWQRPDGGRSFGFTGLHFHENWKQEFYRRLVTQGVMWTMKLEIPAAGVNIDVPETIFALPNN; encoded by the coding sequence ATGCTCAAGCGGTTTGCGTTCGCCCTGGTTGTCGCGCTGGGAATCGGTCAGGTGGGGTATGCGGGTGAGAAAAAACAACTGTTATTGATCGGCCAGAAGCGTGACAACCATCCGGTGACGACGCACGAATTCATGCCCGGCTTGCGCGTGCTGGCCGCCACCTTGCAAAAGTGCGACGACTTGGAGGTGCGCACCGTTCAGGCCGAGGAACCCTGGGCCGAGGGGCCCGACTTGATTCGGCGCGCCGATGGCATCGTGATCTACGTCTCGGAAGGAGCCAAGTGGATCGCCGCCGATCCGCGTCGGCAGGGTGCGATTGCGCAACTGGCATCGCGTGGCGGCGGACTCACGGCGCTGCACTGGGGTATCGGCGCCAAGGACCCGCAGTTCGTGGGACCATTTACGCAACTCTTCGGCGGCTGTCACGGCGGGCCCGACCGCCGCTACCAGGTACTGGAAACACAGTTGAGCCCGGCCGAGCCACGTCATGCGATCGCGCAAGGACTAACGCCGCTCACCGTGCATGACGAGTTCTACTATCGCCTGAAACGACCGACAGGTGACTCGCAGCCGCAGCCCGTTTTGACGGCGAAGATCGATGGCCAGGACGAAATGGTGGCGCTCGCCTGGCAGCGTCCCGACGGCGGCCGATCGTTCGGCTTCACCGGCTTACATTTCCACGAGAATTGGAAGCAAGAGTTCTATCGCCGCCTGGTGACCCAGGGCGTGATGTGGACGATGAAGCTCGAAATCCCGGCCGCCGGCGTCAACATCGACGTGCCAGAGACGATCTTCGCGTTACCAAACAACTGA
- a CDS encoding helix-turn-helix transcriptional regulator, whose amino-acid sequence MNGKKSNPPFLNGVPEMLILRLLDERPMYGYELVQAIRTASGEQLEFGEGCIYPILHRLEAQELLASRRQPAAGRDRVVYRMTPRGRKQLAATVVDWQRVVAAVSGCLQGGERARPSVA is encoded by the coding sequence ATGAATGGCAAAAAGAGTAATCCGCCGTTTCTCAACGGCGTGCCCGAGATGTTGATTCTGCGCCTGCTGGACGAGCGGCCGATGTACGGCTACGAGCTTGTACAAGCGATCCGTACTGCCAGCGGCGAGCAACTCGAGTTCGGCGAAGGATGCATCTATCCGATCCTGCATCGGCTCGAGGCGCAAGAACTCTTGGCCAGTCGACGCCAGCCCGCCGCCGGGCGCGACCGCGTCGTGTACCGCATGACGCCGCGCGGCCGGAAGCAGTTGGCTGCAACCGTGGTTGATTGGCAACGCGTCGTAGCCGCGGTTAGCGGCTGCCTGCAAGGAGGCGAACGTGCCCGACCCAGTGTGGCTTGA
- a CDS encoding glycerophosphodiester phosphodiesterase family protein has product MHIAIRAILNFSSCSLLIASASAFPARAADTSTADGKIVIAHRGASGYLPEHTLEAYALAYAQGADFIEPDVVISRDGVLVCNHDIHMGDTTNVAELFPDRRREDGRYYFIDFTLAELKTLSIKGRRDSAEPGYQIPTLVEMLTMIRRLNERTGRNVGTIPEPKNPRWHREQGQPLEAKLLDQYAAFECTKRSDPVIVQCFELDALRRIRQELKSDLRLVFLTGAALDDRTLDDLATFADGIGPAINRIENDGKPVDDNSLVRRAHQRGLKVFPYTLGKDAAETGRYFWTYDVDGLFTDFPDIGVQARAAGK; this is encoded by the coding sequence ATGCACATCGCTATACGAGCCATACTGAATTTTTCTTCATGTTCTCTTTTGATCGCCAGTGCGTCCGCGTTTCCGGCACGCGCCGCCGACACGTCAACCGCAGACGGCAAGATCGTGATCGCGCATCGCGGCGCCAGTGGATACCTGCCCGAGCATACTTTGGAAGCGTACGCGCTCGCCTATGCCCAGGGAGCCGACTTCATCGAGCCTGACGTCGTAATCAGCCGCGACGGCGTGCTGGTGTGCAATCACGACATTCACATGGGGGACACGACCAACGTCGCCGAGTTGTTCCCCGACCGCCGCCGCGAGGATGGACGATACTACTTCATCGATTTCACGCTCGCCGAATTGAAGACCCTTTCCATCAAGGGGCGGCGCGATTCGGCCGAACCTGGTTACCAGATCCCCACGCTGGTCGAGATGCTCACGATGATCCGCCGCTTGAACGAGCGCACGGGGCGAAACGTAGGCACGATTCCCGAGCCAAAGAACCCGCGCTGGCATCGGGAACAGGGCCAGCCCCTCGAGGCCAAGCTGCTGGACCAGTACGCCGCCTTCGAGTGTACGAAGCGCAGCGATCCGGTGATCGTGCAATGCTTCGAACTCGATGCCCTGCGCCGCATCCGCCAAGAATTGAAGAGCGACCTCCGGCTCGTTTTCTTAACCGGCGCGGCGCTCGATGATCGCACGCTGGACGATCTGGCGACCTTCGCCGACGGCATCGGCCCGGCCATCAATCGCATCGAAAACGACGGCAAACCGGTCGACGACAATTCGCTGGTCCGCCGGGCACACCAGCGCGGGCTGAAGGTTTTTCCCTACACGCTGGGCAAGGACGCAGCAGAGACCGGCCGGTACTTTTGGACCTACGACGTCGACGGCCTGTTCACAGACTTTCCCGACATAGGGGTTCAGGCCCGCGCCGCTGGGAAATAA
- a CDS encoding metallophosphoesterase yields MIDKRWTRREWNGLALAGLGSCLAGDWSSAAEPAADSAAPLEFVPGSFTIVALPDTQIYCETYPRHFINQTRWIVENQEKYKIKFVAHLGDITNRNTPEQWEVAQEALRVLDGEVPYSLVLGNHDCGPGGNCTTRDTLLNEYVSLKTISAQRTFGGVKEEGRLDNSYHTFEAGANKFLALALEFGPRDETVAWADTIVARYPQHRVLLTTHAYMYYDDTRYDWTKFGKEQKWNPHAYGTAKLAGGTNDAQQLWDKLIAKHPNFFMTLNGHVLEDGLGRLTTPRQDANDVHQMLVNYQMKTEGGEGFLRLIEFLPDKRTVQVKAFSPSTGTYKTDPQNQFTLQLNPPLI; encoded by the coding sequence ATGATCGATAAACGATGGACTCGTCGTGAGTGGAATGGGTTGGCGTTGGCGGGTTTGGGAAGCTGTCTGGCCGGCGACTGGAGTAGCGCCGCGGAACCGGCTGCCGATAGTGCGGCTCCTTTGGAGTTTGTCCCTGGCTCGTTCACGATCGTGGCGTTGCCCGATACGCAGATATACTGCGAGACTTATCCGCGCCACTTCATCAACCAGACGCGGTGGATCGTCGAGAATCAGGAAAAGTACAAAATCAAGTTCGTGGCCCACCTGGGCGATATCACGAATCGCAACACGCCCGAGCAATGGGAAGTCGCACAGGAAGCACTGCGTGTGCTGGATGGCGAGGTCCCCTATTCGCTGGTGCTGGGGAATCACGATTGCGGGCCGGGAGGGAACTGCACGACACGCGATACGCTCTTGAATGAATATGTGTCACTCAAGACGATCAGCGCGCAGCGCACGTTCGGCGGCGTCAAGGAAGAGGGGCGCCTGGACAATAGCTACCACACATTCGAAGCCGGCGCGAACAAGTTCCTGGCGCTGGCCCTGGAATTCGGGCCGCGTGACGAGACGGTTGCCTGGGCCGATACGATTGTCGCTCGTTACCCGCAACATCGCGTGCTGCTGACGACGCACGCTTACATGTATTACGACGACACTCGCTACGACTGGACCAAATTCGGCAAGGAACAGAAGTGGAATCCACACGCTTATGGCACGGCGAAGCTGGCCGGCGGCACCAACGATGCGCAGCAGCTATGGGACAAGTTGATCGCCAAGCATCCGAATTTCTTCATGACCCTCAATGGTCACGTGCTGGAAGACGGGCTGGGCCGACTGACGACGCCCCGGCAGGACGCAAACGACGTGCATCAGATGCTGGTCAACTACCAGATGAAGACCGAGGGGGGCGAGGGCTTTCTGCGGCTCATCGAGTTCTTGCCTGACAAGCGCACGGTGCAGGTGAAGGCGTTTTCACCTTCGACCGGCACATATAAGACCGACCCTCAGAATCAATTCACGTTGCAACTGAATCCGCCGCTGATCTGA